TTGTTGCAGACAGGGGGGGCCTTGTTGGCAGGGGGGGCACAAAAGAAGAGGGCCGGTCATGGACCGGCCCTGAAATCTGGAGCGGGAAACGGGATTTGAACCCGCGACTTCAACCTTGGCAAGGTTGCACTCTACCACTGAGTTATTCCCGCTAAGGAATATATGTATGCCTTTCGGCGATCCGACGAGTGGAGCGGGAAACGGGACTTGAACCCGCGACCTTCAGCTTGGGAAGCTGACACTCTACCACTGAGTTACTCCCGCGCTCTATCAGGTGCTCCGTCCCCGTTCGGGGTAAAGCTGGCGGCTAATGCCGCCAGCCCAAATGTCTGGAGCGGGAAACGGGATTTGAACCCGCGACTTCAACCTTGGCAAGGTTGCACTCTACCACTGAGTTATTCCCGCGTTATGGAGGCGGCATCCAGATTTGAACTGGAGAATGGAGGTTTTGCAGACCTCTGCCTTACCACTTGGCTATGCCGCCTCATCGTTGGCGATTTTGCGAAGACACACCTTGTTTGGTTTGTATCCGCTCGGAATCAGAAGTGATTTCCTCTCGCCGGAGAGCCTTTTGCCTGAACCCGGATTGGATTGCAAGCTTTTTTTCAACTTTTTTCCCGCCCGGTTTTTCCTGCTCCGAAGAGGGGGTACTTGCCGTTTGGGAAGCCGGAAATTGCCATAGCTGGCGGAACTTGTCAATCGTTTGAACAGCAAAAACGGTCAGGTTGATCTGTTCCGTTTATTGTATCCCGATGCTGCGGCAGATGAGCACGCCTTTATGAGGGGCTTTTCCGTATGGAATACAGGTGTGGGTATCAGAATGCGTAGCTGATGCCCAGAGATATTCCTGGAGCGCCGTCAACATCCAGCTTTTTGTCTTCGTCACCGGAGGAATCGTATATCCGCATGGTACGGGCAAAATGATAACTCAGACCACCCGCGATGGAGAGGCTCTGGGGTATGTCATATTCCCCCTGAACTCCAACCCTCCAGCCAGAGAGTTCCATGTATCCCTCTCGGTTGTGAGATCAATCCGTAGGGCTGGCCGGTTTGGACGGGGGGAGCATGGTTTCGGCACTGTTTCGGCGTGTGGCGCGGAATGACCGGCCGAACAGGATGGACGACAGATCAGGGGAAAACTGGCGGAAAAGTATGATGGCTTTCGTCAAAAATTGCTTAATATCGCTACAAGGCGTTAAAAGGTGTAAAAAACGCCTTGAATGGTAAACGGGCTTTTACATGTTCCCTTCCTGTGTAGTAGGGAACACGACCTGCCAGCCATTGTGCGGCAGGGCTGTAATTCAAGAGGAATGCATGGAAGTACAACCTAAGGTTTTGTTATTTGATGATGATGTGAAGCTTCAGTCGTTGTTGACTGAGTATTTGCAGGGGGCAGGATTTGAAGTTCATTGCAGGCAGACCGGTCTTGATGCCGTTGCTGCATTGCATTCAGTACAGCCTTCCATGGTTATTCTGGATATCATGATGCCCGGAATGGACGGTTTGTCCGTTTTGCGCATGTTACGGGTTGAATCCAGAGTGCCGGTGATCATGCTCACCGCGCGCGGTGACGATGCCGACCGGATAGTGGGGCTTGAACTTGGTGCGGATGACTATCTCGCCAAGCCGTTCAATCCCAGGGAGCTGCTTGCGAGAATGCGCGCCGTGCTGCGGCGGGCGGAGAGTTCGCCAGTCAGTGTTTCCGCCGGTCGTGTGGAATGTGTAGGACTTGTGCTGGATACCGGCAGGCAGGAACTGGTCATAGGCGAGACGGTTGTGGACCTTTCACCCACCGAGACCAAGCTGATGGCGGAGCTCATGCGCCAGCCGGGAGTGGAACTTTCCCGCGATGATCTCATGACCCGAGTTTGGGGCAGGGAGTTCAATGCGTATGACCGTTGCATCGACGTGCACATTTCAAAGCTGCGCTCGGTGCTGAAGCCATATCCCGAACATGCGGAGCGCATAAGAACCGTATGGGGCAAAGGGTATATGTTTCTGGGGCAGTGATGCGAATAAACAGCCTGTATACCAAGATCATGTTGAGCTTTTTCACCGCACTTGCTGCGGGGCTTGCGTGTATCGTTATCATCTTCATTCTCATTGTTGAAAACCGGTTCAACAAGCATGTCCAGAACGAGCTTATCGCCGCCTTTCGCATAACCAGCAAAGGGGTTGAACTGCTCGCCAGCGAGGGTAACATTGACGATCCGGTAGCGCATGCGGAATTGCGGCACTACATCAAAGACCTTGATGTCATCTTCAAGGGTCAGGTGTGGCTTGAAAAACCGGATGGAACGGTTTTTCTTTCCTCCCGCCCGCGCACTGTTCCCAAATTTACCATCAGCAATGAGAAGTATCAGGACAGGCTGTTCTATGCCGATGTGAAGGGGCTGCCTGAAGCTGATTTCTATTTTGCCTACCCCGTGACCGTGTTCGGGCATAATGCCACATTGGCCATGCTGCGCCGCGACGATATCTATTACAGGGACGCCGCACCGTTTTTTCTCATGGTTGTGCAGGCAGTGGGCATCTTTACGCTTCTGCTGGCCTTTCCCGTCATCAGACGTATCACCGTGCCCCTGCGAAAACTGGAGGAGGGGGCCTTGCGTTGTGCTTCAGGCGATCTTTCCTATCGGGTGGACATGAAACGCGGTGACGAGGTCGGGCGTGTGGCGCGGGCGTTTAACGTCATGGCGGACAGCGTGGAAAACATGTTGCGCATGAAGCAGGAGCTCATGGCCAATGTGTCGCACGAAATGCGCAGCCCCCTTGCCCGAATCCGTGTTGCTCTCGCCATTGCGGAAATGCGTATCGAAGAAGGGCGCACAGAGGATGCCCTGCGGCATCTTGCCGCTGTCAGTCAGGAGGTTGAGGACCTTGATTCCGCCATAGGCGGTGTTATCGAACTGAGCCGTTTCGATGCCGGAGGAGCGTATAGAGTATTCACCTCTTGTGATCTTGCAGAGATGGTCCGCTCCATGCTGCAGCGCTATGCGCCGACCATTGATATGAAGCAGTTGCAGGTGGAAGTTGATCTGCCGGAACATCTTGTGCAGGACTGCCAGAAGGAAGGCTTTAACGCGATAATCAAGAACCTGCTTGAAAATGCGGTGAAATTTGCCGAGCAGGGCGGCTTTATCCGGATAGAGCTGGCTGCAGAGAATGCGGGGGCAGTTCTGGCTGTGTCAAATAGCTACAGGCAGCTTTCGGAGAAGGAGATCAGCCTTCTGTTTCAGCCTTTCTCGCGTGGCGTGGGGGAAGATGTGCCCGGCACGGGACTTGGCCTTGCGCTTGTGGAAAGAATTGCGGTGGATCACGGCGGCGGCGTTGTGGTCGAGAATATTGAAGCCGGCGTGCGGTTTGCAGTCCGGCTGCCACGTCCGCGGAAGGATGAATCCGCCTCCTGATGCAACGGTGTTGCTGATGGGTGCAATACGGTTTTGGGGGCAGGTTCCTGCATGGCCATAAGAGAGCAGGGCCAGGAAAGAGCAGGCGCCGCGCGCAGTGTAGCTCATACAAAAGAAAAGCCCCCGATCAGAGGAATCGGGGGCTCTCTTTTGTATGTGAGCCATACACAGAGTCGTAAGGCCATGTATGGCACTAATCTCGATTTGGAGCGGGAAACGGGATTTGAACCCGCGACTTCAACCTTGGCAAGGTTGCACTCTACCACTGAGTTATTCCCGCTCGTTGGAGCCGGACTTGCCGTCCGACGAGGAGGGTTTATAGGCAAAGCGGCGCCCCTCGTCAAGATTATTTTGAGATTTTTTGTATTTTCTTTTTATGTTAGTATTTTCGTTACGTTACTTGTTGCTAAAATGCCCGTCGTGTGGCTTGCAGGCGCAGAGTTAATGATAAAGCAAAGGCGTTTGCGCTATGGAGCTGTACTTGCCCGAAATCGTGCTTATTCTAAACTGAACGCAGAATACCCCGAAATAGGTTGTTTTGCGATGTTTTATCTTATCTTATCGGTATGTTAGTTGTTTTGTACTAAAATCAAGTAGTGCTTTACTTTTGGCCCTGCATTGGTATATGCCTGTGTGCTCAGTAATAACGGCTGGCGACGTGGTTCTCCCCGTTTCTTTTTTTGCAGTTCACTGAGCCGTGAACCATGCCGAGGAGGATAGTATGGAACAGAAAGATCTCGATTATTTCCGTGAGCTTCTGCAGACCATGCTGGAAGAAGCCCAGCAGAATGGAGATGCTACTCTTGACGAATTGACAGACAGCAATGAGATGTTTGCCGATCCTGCAGACAGAGCCACTGCTGAATCTGACCGTGCTTTCACCCTGCGCATCCGTGACCGCGAGCGTAAGCTTATCAAGAAGATTCGTTCCGCAATCGGGCGTATGGAAGATGGTACTTTCGGGGTTTGCGACGAGTGCGGCGATGAAATCGGCGTTCCCCGTCTGAAAGCCCGCCCTGTTACCAAGCTGTGCATCAATTGCAAAAGCAAGCAGGAAGAAGACGAACGCGAACGGGCCGATTAGCCTGAAACAGGCGAATTTCGTATGGACGCTCATGTATTCCGACGCCTTGCCGCCGAACTGGCGCAGGTGTTGACCGGCAGTCGGATTGAGCGGTTTTACGCTCCCGCTCCGGATATAACAACTATTGTTCTCTATGCCGCCGGCCTGAAGCAGAATCTCCTGCTTCGGGCCGGTCGCCGTTTCCCCCTCCTGCTGCTTACTCCCGAACGTCCGGAGAATCCTGCATCCCCCGCAGCACACGCCATGTGGCTCCGCAAACATGCCGGAGGCCGCAGACTGGGAGCTCCGCTTGTGGACTGGGTGAACCGCCGAATGGCGGTGCCTCTCTCCGGAAGCCCCGTGCGCTGGCTGGTGCTCTGTCTGCGTGAAGGCGTGACTGTCACGGACACCCTTGAGGATGGATTCGGCAGCGAGCCGACATGGCCCGACCATGCAAGGTTTGCCTCCATTCTCGAAGGACGCGAGGTGTGGGCTGCGTATCCGCAATATACCCCTCTGCTCAGGGAAACGCTTGCCGAACTGGCCGAAACGGACCCCATGGATGCGCAGGCGCTGCTTGCCGACCTTGAGTATGGTCCCGGTGACTGCACTGCTGATGTCTACCTCTACAGCCGGGAAGATGTTCCCGAAATGGTAAGCGTCTGGCCTCTGCCTGCTGCCTGTGCAAAGGGCATGACGGAATCCGTTGTGCCTTCCGCCATGGAGGCGGTGCGTCTGATGGGGACGCAATCGTTGTTCGGCGGCATGGTGCGGCAGAAGAAGGCAGAGGAGGTGGCTCCGGCCAATGCTGCCATTAAAAGGCTTCGCAAGACTCTGCATAAGCTGGATTCGGAAGAACGCCGTCTGTCCGGCATGGTGGCGGGGCAGGCTGACGCGCTGGCAATTCAGGCCGAATTGTGGAGGATCGGGGCCGACAGTCGTCTTGCCGAGATAGAGGTGACGCTCTCCGACGGTTCGGTCAAGCGCATTGCGCTGGATTCTCTGCGTACCGTGCGTGGTAACATGGAGCGCATGTTCCATCAGGCCATGCGCGGCAAGCGCGGACTGCGTATGCTGAACGAGCGCAGAGATACGCTGCGTCGTCAGATTGATGCTCTGGAAAAGGGAGAGCTTGAGCCGGATGCCGTGCTGCCGCGCAAGAACGCGGGCGGAAGGCAGAAAGGACGCCCTGAACCGGCTGCACACCCTGACAGCAAGCTCTATCAGCGTTTTCGCAGTTCGGACGGTTTTCTCATGCTGCGTGGCCGGAATGCCAAGGGTAACCACGAGATTCTGAACAAGGCCATGCCGCACGACCTGTGGTTTCATGCCGAAGACGGACCCAGTGCGCACCTTGTGTTGCGGCTGGAGTTTCCGGGGCAGGAGGTGCCGGAGCGCACTATGATTGAAGCCGCCCAGCTGGTGGGTGTGAAAAGCTGGCAGCGCGATGGCGGCCAGGCCCGAGTGATGTGTGCTGTGGCGCGCCATGTGCGCAAGGTCAAGGGGGCTGCGGTGGGGGCTGTGCATGTGGGGCGCATGGAGCGCTCACTGTTGGTTGATCTCGGTCAGGATATCGAGAAAACACTGGCGGTTGACACTGTTCTATAAAGAGAAATAATAGGAAAAATGGCGGGAGGTAACGTTCCTGTTATCAAACATCTAATTGACTGCGATTGTTGAATGTGTATTATAATTCTGACTGCTGAATTATATGTTGCATCTATATTGTGTATGGCATGGAACAAGGTTGGGGGGTAGATTGTAGACGCGTGAGGGGACCGGGGGGGACGCTGCGTGTTACGACGAGGGTAGCTATGCTTAAACGGTTTCGCTCACTTTTCGATTCCCGGTCTGACGCCCCTTCCGGCGCGGCAGTTGATTCTTCTGCGGAAGCGAATGGTGGATATGCTCACGTGCATACCCGTTCAACCCTTGTTGCGCGGCAACCCATTTTCGACCGGGATTCCCATATATGGGGATTTGAACTGCTTTTCCGGCAGCCGCCCGATATGCTCCACTTTCCCGAACACGTCGATTCTTCCATCGCCACTTCTTCTGTCATATCTGACGGTTTTTCCATCGTTCAGCCCGTGCTTCTGCCCGAACAGAAGGTGCTGATCAATTTTTCCGCCGAGCTTCTCACCGAACGTATTCCCTCCATTCTGCCAGCCGCCCAATGCGGGGTTGAAATTCTGGAAACGGTAACACCCACCAGAGAGGTGCTGCAGTCCCTTATCCAGCTTAAACGTGAAGGCTATCTGCTGGCAGTTGATGATTACACCGGCCAGAGTGAACTGCAGTTGTTCATCAAGGTGGCAGATATCGTGAAAGTGGAAGTTCTCGGACGGGAACTGGCCGATGTGTATGACAATGTGAAGCGATTGCAGGAGTTTCCGTGCAAGCTGCTGGCCGAGAAGATAGAGGACAGGGATACTTTCCTCAAATGCCACGAGATGGGGTTTGACCTGTTCCAGGGATTTTTCTTTGCGCGCCCCGAGATCATGAGGGGCAAAAAGCTTTCATCTTCGCAAGCCATAAAAATGCGTCTGTTGGCGAAGCTTGGGGATGATAATTTCGAGATCTCCGAGGTGGGCGAGATTCTGCGTTCGGACGTTTCTCTGGTCTACAAATTCATGCGCTATCTGAATTCTGTCCACTTCGGCCTGCCGACAAAGGTCAAGAGTGTTGAACACGGTGTGACTTTGCTCGGCACGCAGAAGCTCAAACAGTGGCTGTGCGTGACGGTTCTTTCCGATCTTGAAGCGACTCCCATGTCCCGCCATATCGTTTCGCAGTCCGCCCAGCGGGGCAAGTTCCTTGAATTGCTTGGCAAGGATGCCCGAAGAGAGCAGGAACCGGCCAGTCTGTTCCTGTTGGGGCTTTTGTCCCTCATAGAAACGCTGCTGTCCGTTTCTCTGGATTCGCTGCTTCAGGATATGCCTATTGAAGAGGCCATGGTTGCGGCATTGAAGGGAGAGGAGAGCGGGTATTCGCCGTGGCTGCGGCTGGTTTCCCACTATGAGCGTGCGGAATGGGACAAGGCCATGATGGATATTGAACTGCTGGGGCTCAATGAACAGCAGGTGCTGAAGGCTTACGAGCAGTCATTGCTGTGGGCGGCTTCGTTCTTCAGGTGATGAAAAGGTGGTCTGAGGCAGTTCAGGCCGTTATGCTGCAGCCGTAAGCTGGGCGCGCGTGACTCCATGTCCGGCTCAGAGAACTAAGGGGAGACCGTAACGCGCAGAAAAGCAAGCATATGCGTTGTTATCTGCCGTTTCTGACCTTTCTCTTCTGATCTTTCTCTGCTGTTGTCTCCGTCCCTGTTGTCATTCCCAGTCATCAATGCCGTATTTTTTCAAGATTGCTGCCAGCCTGCCATTTTTCCTCATCACCTCCACTCCTCTGTCCAGCGCTGCCGCATATTCGGGTGAGCGAGCCACAGCCGGAGAAAATGCAATGTAGACTCTGTCTTCCGCAGGTCGGACAGGGTCTACGCCGGCAAGGCGTATCTGCCGCTCCATGCCCATCTCATGTGCCTTGAGCATTACGGTCATCTTTTCATCAACAAGCACATCTATCCTTCCGTAGAGCAATTTCTGCAGGTTCGTTCCCAGCGCATCGGTGCCTTGTGCTTCCTGCACGAGAGGGGTGTCTTTGTGTGTGTCTATCCATGGCTGCAGCTCTCCGCCATAGTCGTAATCTCTGGTCACTCCGAGTCTGATATTGGCAAAGGCGTCTTTGTCTGTGGGCTTCCAGAGTGAGTTTTTGAGCGTGAAATAGGCATTGGGCGCAATGCCGAGCCAGTGTCTGGGAAAAACGAAGTCCGGCACTTCTGCCAGCACAGCACCCACAAGGGCCTGAGCCTTGCCCGTCTTTACCTGATAAATGGCGCGGGTCCAGTTCATCTCTTCATAACTTACGGAAACGTTGGAGAGGGCCAGAGCCTCGGTTGCAATCTCTATGAGATAACCGGGGGCGGCTGTGCCTTCGGAGCAATTGTACGGACACCATGAATCCGCAACCAGAAGTAT
This region of Desulfovibrio subterraneus genomic DNA includes:
- a CDS encoding response regulator transcription factor; the encoded protein is MEVQPKVLLFDDDVKLQSLLTEYLQGAGFEVHCRQTGLDAVAALHSVQPSMVILDIMMPGMDGLSVLRMLRVESRVPVIMLTARGDDADRIVGLELGADDYLAKPFNPRELLARMRAVLRRAESSPVSVSAGRVECVGLVLDTGRQELVIGETVVDLSPTETKLMAELMRQPGVELSRDDLMTRVWGREFNAYDRCIDVHISKLRSVLKPYPEHAERIRTVWGKGYMFLGQ
- the dksA gene encoding RNA polymerase-binding protein DksA, which produces MEQKDLDYFRELLQTMLEEAQQNGDATLDELTDSNEMFADPADRATAESDRAFTLRIRDRERKLIKKIRSAIGRMEDGTFGVCDECGDEIGVPRLKARPVTKLCINCKSKQEEDERERAD
- a CDS encoding NFACT RNA binding domain-containing protein; translated protein: MDAHVFRRLAAELAQVLTGSRIERFYAPAPDITTIVLYAAGLKQNLLLRAGRRFPLLLLTPERPENPASPAAHAMWLRKHAGGRRLGAPLVDWVNRRMAVPLSGSPVRWLVLCLREGVTVTDTLEDGFGSEPTWPDHARFASILEGREVWAAYPQYTPLLRETLAELAETDPMDAQALLADLEYGPGDCTADVYLYSREDVPEMVSVWPLPAACAKGMTESVVPSAMEAVRLMGTQSLFGGMVRQKKAEEVAPANAAIKRLRKTLHKLDSEERRLSGMVAGQADALAIQAELWRIGADSRLAEIEVTLSDGSVKRIALDSLRTVRGNMERMFHQAMRGKRGLRMLNERRDTLRRQIDALEKGELEPDAVLPRKNAGGRQKGRPEPAAHPDSKLYQRFRSSDGFLMLRGRNAKGNHEILNKAMPHDLWFHAEDGPSAHLVLRLEFPGQEVPERTMIEAAQLVGVKSWQRDGGQARVMCAVARHVRKVKGAAVGAVHVGRMERSLLVDLGQDIEKTLAVDTVL
- a CDS encoding sensor histidine kinase, translated to MRINSLYTKIMLSFFTALAAGLACIVIIFILIVENRFNKHVQNELIAAFRITSKGVELLASEGNIDDPVAHAELRHYIKDLDVIFKGQVWLEKPDGTVFLSSRPRTVPKFTISNEKYQDRLFYADVKGLPEADFYFAYPVTVFGHNATLAMLRRDDIYYRDAAPFFLMVVQAVGIFTLLLAFPVIRRITVPLRKLEEGALRCASGDLSYRVDMKRGDEVGRVARAFNVMADSVENMLRMKQELMANVSHEMRSPLARIRVALAIAEMRIEEGRTEDALRHLAAVSQEVEDLDSAIGGVIELSRFDAGGAYRVFTSCDLAEMVRSMLQRYAPTIDMKQLQVEVDLPEHLVQDCQKEGFNAIIKNLLENAVKFAEQGGFIRIELAAENAGAVLAVSNSYRQLSEKEISLLFQPFSRGVGEDVPGTGLGLALVERIAVDHGGGVVVENIEAGVRFAVRLPRPRKDESAS
- a CDS encoding substrate-binding periplasmic protein yields the protein MKNPFAVFLLGFILLFPVTGRAESILLVADSWCPYNCSEGTAAPGYLIEIATEALALSNVSVSYEEMNWTRAIYQVKTGKAQALVGAVLAEVPDFVFPRHWLGIAPNAYFTLKNSLWKPTDKDAFANIRLGVTRDYDYGGELQPWIDTHKDTPLVQEAQGTDALGTNLQKLLYGRIDVLVDEKMTVMLKAHEMGMERQIRLAGVDPVRPAEDRVYIAFSPAVARSPEYAAALDRGVEVMRKNGRLAAILKKYGIDDWE
- a CDS encoding EAL and HDOD domain-containing protein, translated to MLKRFRSLFDSRSDAPSGAAVDSSAEANGGYAHVHTRSTLVARQPIFDRDSHIWGFELLFRQPPDMLHFPEHVDSSIATSSVISDGFSIVQPVLLPEQKVLINFSAELLTERIPSILPAAQCGVEILETVTPTREVLQSLIQLKREGYLLAVDDYTGQSELQLFIKVADIVKVEVLGRELADVYDNVKRLQEFPCKLLAEKIEDRDTFLKCHEMGFDLFQGFFFARPEIMRGKKLSSSQAIKMRLLAKLGDDNFEISEVGEILRSDVSLVYKFMRYLNSVHFGLPTKVKSVEHGVTLLGTQKLKQWLCVTVLSDLEATPMSRHIVSQSAQRGKFLELLGKDARREQEPASLFLLGLLSLIETLLSVSLDSLLQDMPIEEAMVAALKGEESGYSPWLRLVSHYERAEWDKAMMDIELLGLNEQQVLKAYEQSLLWAASFFR